A single window of Colletotrichum higginsianum IMI 349063 chromosome 8, whole genome shotgun sequence DNA harbors:
- a CDS encoding BZIP-type transcription factor, with translation MTSSLSPDQYGKQPSQGQYGGGSGGGGGSGSDQERGPLSSLNLGFLKSLTEKRTTRDGQPPKRRGPKPDSKPALTRRQELNRQAQRTHRERKELYIKALEDEVLRLKEIFSNISQDKDKIAEENRQLKQLLVQNGIPLSHYGDDMVSNPSVGYTSSASQSGHSYGQNAYTPPLTSTTAPSVSPSSHGPSHPHSHGQPPPLPQMGSQQLQNRQHGQSSGRGVDFEQAGIDFVLTYDNHHPSKAYLSPPPQ, from the exons ATGACCTCCTCGTTGTCGCCCGATCAGTACGGGAAGCAGCCGTCGCAGGGACAGTATGGTGGTggtagcggcggcggcggcggctccggtTCCGACCAGGAGAGGGGTCCTTTGAGCTCTTTGAATCTCGGCTTTCTCAAGTCCTTGACGGAAAAGAGGACAACAAGAG ACGGCCAACCTCCCAAGAGGAGAGGACCGAAGCCTGACAGTAAGCCTGCTTTGACCCGGCGGCAGGAACTGAACCGCCAGGCGCAACG CACGCATCGTGAAAGGAAAGAACTCTACATCAAGGCACTGGAAGACGAGGTGCTGAGACTGAAGGAGATCTTCAGCAATATATCGCAAGACAAGGACAAGATAGCCGAGGAGAACCGGCAACTGAAGCAGCTTCTGGTCCAGAACGGCATCCCGCTCTCCCACTACGGCGACGACATGGTCAGCAACCCCAGCGTGGGTTACACGTCGAGCGCCAGTCAGTCGGGCCACAGCTACGGCCAAAATGCCTACACGCCGCCCTTGACGTCcacgacggcgccctcggtGTCGCCTTCGTCTCACGGTCCGTCTCACCCCCACTCACACGgtcaaccccctccccttccccagATGGGCAGCCAGCAGCTGCAAAACAGGCAGCATGGGCAGAGTTCTGGCAGAGGTGTGGACTTTGAGCAAGCGGGCATTGACTTCGTCTTAACGTACGATAACCACCACCCCTCGAAGGCATACCTATCACCTCCCCCGCAGTGA
- a CDS encoding Purine-cytosine permease fcy22, producing the protein MSSTTETLSLVLAAAATAAPGATAVAESTHSATATATAAAVAPGTAAPQPPRPPPPSLPPSQPAPPPPIITLSVPEGVTVVFAERKRTGRVAGAKYKADGTPYKRPGPPPKPPHEKAAYKQRAPVKRAERSYTDQRRREVILFLESHKMTCDEDDVRARRTWNGGREDQQPPTEKGYRWPTLREASEWFKVPERTIHSWWKRRDKIFGRAPRKLTKVEQRRLAEGEERGRREDEKRRALLEAIGWPAERLPAGDPGAHIDSDGGSGGQEEAMESLGGASEGVLMQRERQSEPFGAAGISSSGGKLAVAGSTANTEETIVGSTPAVSVPSVAISEGSRGGSVATPSTSTTPNRGSRETSAASTDQTSRSDMTVLAVTGDTDSSQSRFIFQSAAARGDESEETLAARDEASGGAR; encoded by the coding sequence ATGTCATCCACCACCGAAACACTGTCACtggtgttggcggcggcggcgacagcggcgcccGGGGCtaccgccgtcgccgaaaGCACCCAttcagcaacagcaacagcaacagcagcggcagTAGCccccggcaccgccgcccctcaaccgccgcggccgccgcccccgtcgtTACCGCCGTCACagccagcaccaccaccacctaTTATTACCTTGTCCGTTCCGGAAGGTGTGACAGTAGTCTTCGCCGAGCGGAAACGCACCGGCCGCGTCGCTGGCGCCAAATACAAGGCCGACGGCACGCCGTACAAGCGCCCCGGCCCGCCGCCAAAGCCACCGCACGAGAAGGCCGCGTACAAGCAGCGGGCGCCGGTGAAACGGGCGGAACGGTCGTACACAGACCAGCGGCGCAGGGAAGTCATCCTGTTCCTGGAGAGCCACAAGATGACGtgcgacgaggacgacgtgcGGGCGCGGAGGACGTGGAATGGCGGTCGCGAGGACCAGCAGCCGCCGACGGAGAAAGGGTACCGGTGGCCCACCCTGAGGGAGGCGTCGGAGTGGTTCAAGGTGCCCGAGAGAACGATCCACAGCTGGTGGAAGAGGCGGGACAAGATCTTTGGGAGGGCACCGAGGAAGCTGACCAAGGTCGAGCAGCGGCGGCTAGcggaaggggaggagagagggaggagggaggacgAAAAGAGGAGGGCACTGTTGGAGGCCATCGGGTGGCCCGCAGAAAGGCTTCCTGCCGGTGATCCTGGAGCTCATATTGACTCTGATGGCGGTAGTGGCGGACAGGAAGAGGCGATGGAAAGCCTGGGAGGGGCATCCGAGGGTGTGCTGATGCAGAGGGAAAGGCAAAGCGAGCCTTTTGGCGCGGCGGGGATATCGTCGTCGGGAGGTAAGCTTGCCGTCGCAGGGTCAACGGCCAATACCGAGGAAACGATAGTCGGGAGCACACCCGCCGTGAGTGTCCCCAGCGTTGCTATCAGCGAAGGTTCGCGAGGGGGTTCTGTtgcgacgccctcgacgtcgaccacCCCTAATCGAGGTTCCCGTGAgacatcggcggcatcgaccgACCAAACCTCTCGGTCTGACATGACTGTTTTGGCCGTGACAGGAGACACGGATAGCTCGCAGTCCAGGTTCATCTTTCAGAGTGCTGCAGCAAGAGGGGATGAGAGCGAGGAGACGCTTGCTGCCAGGGATGAAGCATCGGGCGGCGCGAGATAA
- a CDS encoding Eukaryotic translation initiation factor 3 subunit D, producing the protein MAQEIDWVKLVETCPSGDGWGPPVTSDTTLNGVPYAPFSKGDKLGRMADWTSEGKDREGRGGRQQYNRNYRDDEADENIVANLCRPRGKDQQVYGAGHAISFNAPPAEDESTFSVVSNTRDSGKTRFGRGAVFTRGRGQRGAANATARGGRTTLTRGGQQGGGRGGYGGGFDRGGRGGGRGGRRFGWKDYDKPARNRDASINIKADWKLLEEIDYNRLAKLNLDADEGEDVDAYGFVYHYDRSYDKPAVKGFERKLNAIDRAAYNVTTSSDPVIQELADKDEASIFATDSILSMLMCSPRSVYPWDIVISVQGNKVFFDKRDNAALDMVTVNENAADSPMDASDGSKDSLNMPGALAEEATYINHNFANQVVVENEGQKVEMAHANPFYNASEDTDPPASKAYKYRKFDLSTNSEEDNIYLVVRTEVDAVQKNTISGDDQLVTLHALNEFDSKAQGSGGALDWRTKLVSQRGAVVATEMKNNSCKLARWTVQSILARADVMKLGFVSRANPKSNDKHVILGVVGWKPRDFANQMNLSLSNGWGIVRTIADMCLRREQDGKYILVKDPNKSILRLYELPAGSLDDDEEQEEVPQEGEVDEE; encoded by the exons ATGGCTCAGGAAATCGACTGGgtcaagctcgtcgagaCTTGCCCGTCCGGCGATGGTTGGGGCCCGCCCGTCACCAGCGACACCACCCTGAATGGCGTTCCCTATGCGCCCTTCTCCAAGGGGGACAAGCTTGGCCGCATGGCCGACTGGACTTCCGAGGGCAAGGACAGGGAAGGTCGCGGTGGAAGACAGCAGTACAACCGCAACTACCGTG acgacgaggcggacgagAACATTGTCGCTAACCTCTGCCGTCCACGGGGAAAAGACCAACAGGTTTACGGTGCCGGCCACGCCATCTCTTTCAACGCTCCtcccgccgaggacgagtcAACCTTCTCCGTCGTCAGCAACACCCGCGACAGCGGCAAGACAAGATTCGGCCGTGGCGCTGTCTTCACGCGCGGCCGTGGCCAGCGCGGAGCCGCCAATGCCACCGCCCGTGGTGGCCGCACCACCCTTACTCGCGGCGGtcagcaaggaggaggtcgcgGCGGCTACGGAGGCGGCTTCGACCGGGGCGGAAGAGGCGGCGGTCGGGGCGGTCGCCGCTTCGGCTGGAAGGACTACGACAAGCCCGCCCGCAACCGCGACGccagcatcaacatcaaGGCGGATTGGaagctgctcgaggagaTTGACTACAACCGCCTCGCCAAGctcaacctcgacgccgatgagggcgaggacgtcgacgcctACGGCTTTGTCTACCACTACGACCGCTCGTACGACAAGCCTGCTGTTAAGGGCTTTGAGCGCAAGCTCAACGCCATCGACCGCGCCGCCTACAATGTCACGACTTCTTCCGATCCTGTGATTCAGGAgctcgccgacaaggacgaggctTCCATCTTCGCCACCGACAGCATCCTCTCTATGCTCATGTGCTCTCCGCGGTCTGTCTACCCCTGGGACATTGTCATCTCAGTGCAGGGCAACAAGGTCTTCTTCGACAAGCGCGacaacgccgccctcgacatGGTCACCGTCAACGAGAACGCCGCCGACTCCCCCATGGACGCCTCGGACGGCTCCAAGGACAGCCTCAACATGCCCGGCGCTcttgccgaggaggccacCTACATCAACCACAACTTCGCCAACCAGGTTGTCGTCGAGAATGAGGGCCAGAAGGTCGAGATGGCCCACGCCAACCCCTTCTACAACGCCTCTGAGGACACGGACCCGCCCGCCTCCAAGGCCTACAAGTACCGCAAGTTCGACCTCTCCACCAACAGCGAGGAGGACAACATCTACCTCGTCGTCCGTaccgaggtcgacgccgtccagAAGAACACCATCAGCGGCGACGACCAGCTCGTCACCCTGCACGCTCTTAACGAGTTCGACAGCAAGGCCCAGGGCAGCGGTGGCGCTCTCGACTGGCGGACGAAGCTCGTCAGCCAGcgtggtgccgtcgtcgcaaCCGAGATGAAGAACAACTCGTGCAAGCTCGCCAGGTGGACGGTGCAGAGCATCCTTGCCCGCGCCGACGTCATGAAGCTTGG TTTCGTGTCCCGTGCCAACCCCAAGTCCAACGACAAGCACgtcatcctcggcgtcgtcggctggAAGCCGCGCGACTTCGCCAACCAGATGAACCTGTCCCTCTCCAACGGTTGGGGTATTGTCCgcaccatcgccgacatGTGCCTCAGGCGCGAGCAGGACGGCAAGTacatcctcgtcaaggaCCCCAACAAGTCCATTCTCCGCCTGTACGAGCTGCCGGCCGgcagcctcgacgacgacgaggagcaggaggaggtgCCTCAGGAgggcgaggttgacgaggagTAA
- a CDS encoding Acyltransferase: MTGHGNVLTHFRGAAILAPWVLWLLLADTAISLQLPLKWFAPDFVYNSSSRIAETVWYWIQIIFERFNGADLTFSGDAIPHGESAVVVANHVGWADFYMIQALAIKAGMLGRCRYFAKIQLRIVPFLGWGLWAMGMPMVSRNWAKDRHELDRVFAGIMNRQWPTWLISFSEATRFTQKKYEQSIVWCKESGRPQPKHLLYPRTKGFITTVQHLRKATHVKAVYDVTIAYQRGSEFLVAPSMWDTLSVPGLSSRLGYKFHVHVRRFPLETLPQDDEKLAKWLENLWVEKGEWLDLKKAEWASTA; this comes from the exons ATGACTGGCCACGGCAACGTGCTCACCCACTTCCGGGGGGCCGCCATCCTGGCTCCGTGGGTGctctggctgctgctggccgacACGGCCATCTCCCTTCAGCTGCCTCTCAAGTGGTTCGCCCCCGACTTTGTCTACAACTCATCCTCGCGCATCGCCGAAACGGTGTGGTACTGGATCCAGATCATCTTTGAGCGCTTTaacggcgccgacctcaCCTTTTCTGGCGATGCCATCCCCCACGGCGAGTCGGCCGTCGTGGTCGCGAACCACGTCGGATGGGCAGACTTCTACATGATCCAGGCCCTGGCCATCAAAGCCGGCATGCTGGGCCGGTGTCGTTACTTTGCCAAGATCCAACTGCGGATCGTCCCGTTCCTTGGCTGGGGTTTGTGGGCGATGGGGATGCCTATGGTGAGTCGCAACTGGGCCAAGGACAGGCACGAGCTCGACAGAGTGTTTGCTGGAATCATGAATAGGCAATGGCCGACCT GGCTTATCAGCTTCAGCGAGGCCACTCGCTTCACCCAGAAAAAGTACGAGCAGTCCATCGTTTGGTGTAAGGAATCCGGCCGGCCGCAGCCCAAGCACCTGCTATATCCCCGGACCAAGGGCTTCATCACCACGGTGCAGCACCTCAGGAAGGCCACCCATGTCAAGGCGGTGTACGACGTGACGATCGCGTACCAGAGAGGGAGCGAGTTCCTGGTCGCACCGAGCATGTGGGATACCCTGAGCGTCCCCGGGCTGAGTTCCCGACTGGGGTACAAATTCCACGTTCACGTCCGCAGGTTTCCCCTTGAGACTCTGCCGCAGGATGACGAGAAGCTGGCAAAGTGGCTCGAGAACTTATGGGTTGAGAAGGGAGAATGGTTGGATCTGAAGAAGGCCGAATGGGCATCTACGGCATGA
- a CDS encoding Mitochondrial distribution and morphology protein encodes MSNASTTLLGRRFWSCAYESAQTLGLRGTIVTTATLRNTCLKTNQSAVGPSCYSANTFKRSICSGPQDSFPRANIHNARRSYTGSGLLLIGLTTNLAPTQATVSSAAAAESATSSGSTKKSSVCQLARQAWRRGIHSDSRHASPAERGHHYSKSGKQEEKASTAQPRQDASKSGEQNKSDAPNPDAESIASTMSKYLHIPKMPHRPTRDELLAAANGFLGRLKVRFKWVSIRSMRPWNIDEWGAFVSWFLFGHLVWVLVGTTTFFSLVIFSINTVFAQETLAKWVGDSLTESAGVTVIFESAIVPKWGDGVISFKNVFVSRRPGQVTSSVSKGSSESAAAMAATGKQTDQDGQVLEEDDGNYTQYDLTIATVNVTLSFLKWWNGKGFLKDVEVKGVRGVVDRTSVQWSDEVVDPLSYRHTHEPGDFEIDSFKLEDLLVTVHQPKGFRPFSVSIYSCELPQLRKQWLFYDFLSATHMSGSFDGSLFTIHPRQVHGTVAGEHGDIAEDVGEPSAWKKFSRLRIDGLKIDHLNRGVEGPFGWIYEGNVDIVADVMFPADLDDGITKVMSDFYDQLEDVVISNRMRLLQKDLLATTASDLLGPTPTEGHLSQAAPGDAGDQARQSLDTSDFSNSSNSSNSSEEDRRYLIMDLRIHMNDVKAAVPLFTKDISYINQALVRPIVAYINAKKTYIPITCRIVKRVTDFDGSWSIFDCGLMDDMSAETYEAFARDIEDQQSRVRRLKKVGFWTLSLAVHALFMGMAGNVI; translated from the exons ATGTCTAACGCTTCGACGACTCTCCTCGGGCGTCGTTTCTGGTCTTGCGCCTACGAATCAGCGCAGACGTTGGGTCTGCGAGGGACAATCGTTACCACTGCGACTTTGAGGAACACTTGCCTGAAAACCAATCAATCTGCTGTCGGCCCCTCCTGTTACAGCGCGAATACGTTCAAAAGGTCGATATGTTCGGGACCGCAAGACTCGTTCCCCCGAGCAAACATCCATAATGCCCGACGAAGCTACACAGGCAGCGGCTTACTGCTGATCGGGCTCACCACCAACCTCGCGCCCACACAAGCAACTGTatcatccgccgccgccgccgaatcTGCCACAAGCAGTGGCTCGACGAAGAAGTCCAGTGTCTGCCAACTAGCCCGGCAAGCATGGCGACGAGGGATACACAGCGATTCGAGACATGCTAGCCCGGCGGAACGGGGGCACCATTACTCTAAGAGCGGGAAACAGGAGGAaaaggcctcgacggcccAACCGAGGCAAGATGCGTCGAAATCAGGAGAGCAAAATAAGTCAGACGCACCGAACCCCGATGCCGAATCGATCGCATCCACCATGTCGAAATATTTGCACATACCGAAGATGCCACACCGGCCCACCCGGGACGAACTCTTAGCCGCCGCAAACGGCTTTCTGGGTCGCTTGAAGGTTCGGTTCAAGTGGGTGTCCATTAGGAGCATGAGGCCGTGGAACATTGACGAATGGGGCGCGTTCGTATCGTGGTTTCTCTTCGGCCACCTGGTCTGGGTTCTTGTCGGGACCACGACGTTCTTCTCCCTGGTCATATTCAGCATCAACACCGTTTTTGCTCAGG AAACTCTTGCCAAATGGGTCGGCGACTCTTTGACCGAATCTGCCGGTGTCACGGTCATCTTTGAGTCGGCCATCGTTCCCAAGTGGGGAGATGGCGTCATCAGCTTCAAGAACGTGTTCGTATCGCGACGACCAGGACAGGTGACATCCTCAGTCAGCAAGGGATCCTCCGAGAGCGCCGCAGCTATGGCGGCCACCGGAAAGCAGACCGACCAGGACGGCCAAGTcttggaagaagacgacggcaacTACACACAGTATGACCTCACCATCGCTACGGTAAATGTGACCCTGTCCTTCCTGAAATGGTGGAATGGGAAGGGCTTTTTgaaggacgtcgaggtcaagggcGTTCGTGGTGTGGTTGACCGCACGTCCGTACAGTGGTcagacgaggtcgtcgatcCCCTATCCTACCGCCACACCCACGAACCCGGCGACTTTGAGATCGATTCTTTCAAGCTTGAAGATCTCCTCGTCACCGTGCACCAGCCCAAGGGCTTCCGTCCCTTTTCCGTGAGCATATATTCCTGCGAATTGCCACAGCTCAGGAAACAGTGGCTATTCTATGACTTTCTGTCGGCGACGCACATGTCTGGCTCATTTGACGGCTCCCTATTCACGATCCATCCCCGTCAGGTTCACGGCACCGTCGCGGGTGAACACGGCGATATCGCAGAAGATGTGGGCGAACCATCGGCTTGGAAGAAGTTCAGCCGTCTGCGCATTGACGGTCTTAAGATCGATCATCTCAACCGAGGGGTCGAGGGCCCGTTCGGCTGGATCTATGAGGGcaacgtcgacatcgtcgccgacgtcatGTTCCCCGCagaccttgacgacggcaTCACCAAGGTGATGTCGGATTTTTACGATCAGCTCGAAGACGTTGTGATATCGAATCGTATGCGTCTGCTTCAGAAGGACCTCCTCGCAACCACTGCGTCGGACCTCTTGGGCCCTACGCCTACAGAAGGCCATCTTTCCCAGGCCGCGCCAGGAGACGCTGGGGACCAAGCCCGGCAATCTCTCGATACGTCCGATTTCTCCAACTCTTCCAACTCTTCCAACTCTTCAGAAGAGGACCGAAGGTACTTGATTATGGATCTCAGGATTCACATGAATGATGTCAAGGCCGCTGTACCCCTTTTTACAAAAGACATCTCATACATCAATCAGGCTCTTGTACGGCCCATTGTGGCCTACATCAACGCCAAGAAGACATACATCCCCATTACCTGCCGTATCGTCAAGCGCGTCACCGACTTCGACGGCAGCTGGTCCATCTTTGACTGCGGTCTCATGGATGACATGTCGGCTGAGACCTACGAGGCATTCGCACGCGATATCGAAGACCAGCAGAGCCGCGTCCGCCGACTGAAAAAGGTCGGCTTCTGGACTTTGAGTCTTGCCGTCCATGCCCTCTTCATGGGCATGGCGGGTAACGTCATTTAA
- a CDS encoding Alternative oxidase, with product MLSSRASTRLCVPKQAAHLARAASLHNISTTSFVGYYHPAAGLRISAVASLQPGSSGSRSFSTTPATRLRDFFPAKETEHIRRTAPAWPHPGYTEQQMHDIVPDHREPRSFGDWAAWKFVRLARWCMDRATGLGKDQQVDKKNMTTSLVADKPLTEAQWLVRFIFLESIAGVPGMVAGMLRHLGSLRRMKRDNGWIESLLEESFNERMHLLTFMKMSEPGWFMKLMILGAQGVFFNGMFLSYLIAPKITHRFVGYLEEEAVHTYTRCLYEIDLGLLPKWSDPNFTIPDIAVQYWRIPEGKRTMKDLIMYIRADEAVHRGVNHTLGNLNQKEDPNPFVSEYKDGEKPNAALRSQGFEREEVI from the exons atGCTTTCATCACGAGCATCCACTAGACTCTGCGTGCCGAAACAAGCCGCCCATTTGGCCCGGGCAGCATCACTGCACAACATCAGCACAACATCCTTTGTGGGCTACTACCACCCGGCTGCCGGCCTCCggatctcggccgtcgcATCGCTCCAGcccggcagcagcggcagccggtctttctcgacgacgcccgccaCCCGGCTCAGAGACTTCTTCCCCGCCAAGGAGACGGAGCACATCCGCAGGACGGCCCCAGCATGGCCGCATCCGGGCTACACCGAACAGCAGATGCACGACATCGTGCCGGACCACCGCGAACCGCGCAGTTTTGGCGACTGGGCGGCCTGGAAGTTCGTTCGCCTCGCGCGGTGGTGCATGGATCGGGCGACGGGGCTGGGAAAGGACCAGCAGgtcgacaagaagaacaTGACGACGTCCCTGGTCGCCGACAAGCCCCTGACCGAAGCACAATGGCTGGTTCGGTTCATATTCCTCGAGAGTATCGCTGGAG TCCCGGGCATGGTAGCCGGCATGCTGCGGCACCTCGGCAGCCTTCGCCGTATGAAGCGCGATAACGGTTGGATCGAGTCTCTCCTCGAGGAGAGCTTCAACGAGAGGATGCATCTGTTGACATTCATGAAGATGTCGGAGCCGGGCTGGTTCATGAAGCTCATGATCCTCGGTGCCCAGGGCGTCTTCTTCAACGGCATGTTCCTGTCGTACCTCATCGCGCCTAAAATCACCCACCGCTTCGTCGGGtacctcgaggaggaggcagtACACACGTACACGCGCTGCCTATACGAGATTGACTTGGGCCTCTTGCCCAAGTGGTCCGATCCCAACTTCACCATCCCTGACATCGCGGTTCAGTATTGGAGGATCCCCGAAGGGAAAAGGACGATGAAGGACCTGATCATGTACATTAGAGCTGACG AGGCCGTTCACCGAGGCGTCAACCATACTCTGGGAAACCTCAACCAAAAGGAAGACCCCAACCCCTTTGTCAGCGAGTACAAAGACGGCGAGAAACCCAACGCGGCGCTGAGATCCCAAGGGTTCGAGCGTGAAGAGGTCATCTAA
- a CDS encoding Pre-rRNA-processing protein PNO1: protein MPAPTALKQAEAAAPPFEATLQEPQQDEELLLDAPTLPEEMDAILPSVPHNGEEGEMVVDEENRPRFAPARDIDPVTRIETRKVPVPPHRFTPLKSAWPKIYPPLVEHLKLQVRMNPRRKQVELRTSKHTTEDGALQKGEDFVKAFTLGFDVDDAIALLRLDDLYSKAALIMPLETFEIRDVKQVMGNEAQGRAIGRIAGKDGKTKFAIENASKTRIVLADSKIHILGAYKNIHMARESIVSLILGKPPSKVYGNLRTVAARMKERF from the exons ATGCCTGCACCGACCGCCCtcaagcaggccgaggccgctgcCCCGCCATTCGAGGCCACGCTCCAAGAGCCTCAGCAAGACGAGGAACTTCTCCTCGATGCGCCGACCCTGCCGGAGGAGATGGATGCGATCCTTCCTAGCGTGCCACacaacggcgaggagggcgagatggTCGTTGACGAGGAGAACCGCCCGCGCTTTGCGCCCGCTAGAGACATT GACCCCGTCACCAGAATAGAGACTCGCAAGGTCCCCGTGCCTCCTCACAGATTCACACCGCTCAAGTCCGCTTGGCCCAAGA TTTACCCTCCGCTCGTCGAGCACCTCAAGCTGCAGGTCCGCATGAACCCGCGCCGGAAACAGGTCGAGCTCCGGACCTCGAAGCACACGACCGAAGACGGCGCCTTGCAAAAGGGCGAGGACTTTGTCAAGGCCTTCACCTTAGGCTTCGACGTTGACGATGCCATTGCGCTACTGCGTCTGGACGACCTCTACAGTAAAGCTGCCCTAATCATGCCAC TCGAAACGTTCGAGATCCGTGATGTAAAGCAAGTCATGGGCAACGAGGCGCAAGGCCGTGCCATTGGCCGTATTGCAggcaaggacggcaagacgAAGT TCGCCATCGAAAACGCCAGCAAGACCCGTATCGTCTTGGCCGACAGCAAGATCCACATCCTCGGCGCCTACAAGAACATCCACATGGCCCGCGAGTCCATTGTCAGCCTGATTCTCGGAAAGCCGCCTTCCAAGGTCTACGGCAACCTgcggacggtcgcagcgCGCATGAAGGAGAGATTCTGA
- a CDS encoding Eukaryotic translation initiation factor 3 subunit J, giving the protein MPPKKWDDEESGEESSGPASPVGGAIPIRRKFEDEEDEDDVLDSWDAAEDSEVEREKAKKAEEAKAKALEEAKKNKKSKAQRIAELKEERARLEAEDSGEEETEAEKRERLRRTEKESDLKHAEDLFGDIGVPAGRKANLAGSAVQIDPNDPTKTANIADMPLFNPITKTQFEHLRTTLTPILANNARKAHYGIFLQEFTKTLAKDLPSDQIKKIASTLTALGNEKMKEEKAAQGGNKKSKAAKTKVSAVVSRAPVADTETYEDDGFGDDDFM; this is encoded by the exons ATGCCTCCTAAGAAGTGGG acgacgaggagagcggCGAGGAGAGCTCCGGCCCTGCCTCCCCCGTTGGCGGCGCCATCCCTATCCGCCGCAAGttcgaggatgaggaggatgaggatgac GTCCTGGACTCCTGGGATGCCGCCGAAGACTCCGAGGTCGAGCGtgagaaggccaagaaggccgaggaggcaaAGGCCAAGGCTCTCGAGGAGGcaaagaagaacaagaagtcCAAGGCTCAGCGCATTGCCGAGTTGAAGGAGGAGCGCGCCCGCCTTGAAGCCGAGGACTctggcgaggaggagacaGAGGCTGAGAAGAGAGAGCGTCTCCGACGCACCGAAAAGGAGTCGGACCTGAAGCACGCCGAGGATCTCTTCGGCGATATCGGTGTTCCTGCCGGCCGCAAGGCCAACCTCGCCGGCTCCGCCGTCCAGATTGATCCCAACGATCCGACCAAGACGGCCAACATCGCCGACATGCCTCTCTTCAACCCCATTACCAAGACCCAGTTCGAGCACCTCCGTACCACGCTGACCCCCATCCTCGCCAACAACGCCCGCAAGGCTCACTACGGCATCTTCCTCCAGGAGTTCACCAAGACCCTGGCCAAGGACCTCCCCAGCGACCAGATCAAGAAGATTGCCAGCACCctcaccgccctcggcaacgagaagatgaaggaggagaaggccgcccAGGGTGGTAACAAGAAGAGCAAGGCGGCCAAGACCAAGGTCTCGGCCGTTGTCAGCCGTGCCCCCGTTGCTGACACCGAGACGTACGAGGATGACGGCTTCGGAGA TGACGACTTCATGTGA